AGAATGATAAATctggaattttaattttttcaaagtATTTTAACATGTGGAATTCATCTAATTCACGTTGGAATTTCGTGAAAGGCAATGATACATATGAAACAATTTGCTAAGAGtaacagaaaataaaattaacaaaTTTAGTAGGGTAAAAGAGTAAATTTAGACCttttttcctaattttagttGGACATAAAATAATTCCACAAGAGCATTATTAGCATGGCCATCAACTAAGCTAGCATGGAGAAGTAAGTTGAGTTTAACGGCGTTAACCTTAGTGTTGGCAACTCTAGGCTTGAATCTCTGCGGTTCTGGAGGTGACGAGGATGATGGTGACGTTGACGGTGACGGAGACGGAGACGGAGACGGAGACGGATAGAAGTCAGCTGCCGGTGGTGATTGTTGAAGTTCTGGGGACGGTAATGGAGTTAAAGGATAATTAACGGCGGATCTTCGTTTTTTCCAGCCCCAAGGAAGAAGTTGTTCTTTACCATAAAGACTTAATTTTGCTATAAGCTCCGGTAAGTTTAACAGAATTTCTGcaacttctctttctttttctgtgATCATACATTGTGCTGCTTCTGGTAATTCCTGATTATCAACCATTAGTAATGTTTAGGCTGTTGATCAGAATTCATCAAAAAGTCATAATTCttctgaagaaaaaaaattaattttttttttgttgaattttcttctcaaaatttgaggaagagaaAAAAGAGTAGTGAATTTAGGAACAGTAAATAAAGAAGGGCTGAAGCACCTGTGATTTAATTAGGATTGAGAATGTAGGAAGACCTAATAGGCCCATATAATATGACCcgttaattagttaattagaaGAAGGCTGGGCTTCTCTTGTGGTCGCTATATAGTTGGTGATTGGGCCCGAGTCCAATTTATAATAGGGATTTTGCATACCTATACACTATTgaaaactttattaccctccctactcaagtttcaatttaattaccttctatatacaaatttaacaattatatacactttagaaattaaatgagtattcctttatattacgaatcaattatttttcatccttattctctctccctcATGTGCTCCCTCTCTCCTgcgctctttctctctctacgtctctctatATCTCAATCCCGTTGACAAGAGAgcaacaattccaccattgacaaccattaaaaggctttgaagctttaaattcgaatttgagttttcaaaaaatattatttgtttgaattgggtgttgttgcaaagaatttgGAATTCTTTCTACGTCTCTCtttatctctcaatccctaatttcagtaatgtaaagcaaaggaaaagagggCAGCAATTCCACCTTTGACAGCCATTaaaattttttgaagtttttgaattcgaatttgggcttttaaaaactattatttgtttggattggatgttgttgcaaacaattagaaatatggtttggagtttatatctcaattttgagggtgttttggtgaagctTAAACTTGTTTTTGGCTTAATTTCATATCGAAACTTGCAGAAGTATATTTACGTAATcgtagtaaaattgtagaaaaattatattttgtaaattatattttgttgtttatatatatatatattatttaactattgtatgaaagttgaacaatattgtataaaaattatatttaagttgtatgatattgtagttgtatataactaagcagaaataatgtatgtaaattgtagataagttgtataatatatagtaattagttgtatgaaatttgtttttattatgtataaatcagttacaaaatatacaaaacacattgtataaaaattgtatttaagtggtgtgatattgtagttgtatataatttgatagaaataatgtacgaaagtgtagataagttgtagataagttatataatatataattagttgtatgaaatttatttttactatgtgtaaattagatacaaaaaatacaaaagacttattgtataaaatttgtatttaagttgtatgatattgtaacTGTATTTAACGGTGtcgaaataatgtatgaaagttgtatgAATTCTCTATTCCGTCGATGGAATAGAGTGAAACAATGAAGTTAGCATCTCAATTTACTTGAGATTTCCCCCCAAATTCCTAACTGCAAAATTTATAGGATTTCAGTTATTCGCAATTCACAAAACCAGCCATGGCGCGTAATGAAGAGAAAGCCCAGTCAAGGTTAAATCGATTCATCacaatgaaagaagaagaaaagaaaaagtccaAAGAACAGAATTTGTGATAAACGGAGGCAGCAAATCATGCGAGAAATATCATTAGTGAGAATACTTATTGTGAAAAAATCCCATTTTGTGATAATCTAGGAAGCCGCGCTTAAGGAAATGAAGTTTTTTCACTTTGGTGATTCAAGCTGCGCTTAAGAAAATCCCATCATCGTCGAAAATAATGTGAGTATTTTATCAgtgaaatagtttaaaataatggAAGATCCCGAGAGAAAGAGGAGATcgaggagaaaaaaaaaaaaaagggtgtaACTAAATCACTTGATTGAAGgtacaaataataaatttagaagtcttttaaggtggattgtatatattttgtaaacaaaattTGTTTATACTGGGTAATTAGCTAAACATGAACATTAAGGATAATAAAGTTTAGTGTATAGGAATAAAAATTTCTTTATAATATCTGTCCaaatataacaacaataattgtgtttcaatcctaaacaaaTTAGAATTGCTTAtatgattaataaataaatatagaaCTTTTGTATCCGTTTGAAACTATACATAGATTCCAAAGACGAAAAGGATTGATAAAATATAGATTGATTCCTGAGGGGTGGCCGGTGGGGCCAAATCTCAATTGAAAAGGTCACAACTatgtaggcgtttggacataaaaattgtaaaatttcagGAAAAAGTGAAAGTAGTATTTGAGAGAAAAATTGTGTTAACACGTAAATACAATTTGGGGCTATTTTTAAATTcttgtgagtgatttgaagtaaattttgaaaacaattttttagaatttttagaattttcgaaaaattccgaaattctacttcaagtgaaatttgaaattttcatgaTCAAACATTGATtccggaaaaaataaaaaatttcctgGAAAAAAGGTGCAGAAAAAAAAATTGTGGCCAAACGGGCCCTTAAAGTGCTTGCCCAAATGATACTAATGAAGATTTAAGGTTATTTTTGCAATCACTAAAATTAAATAGGAAGCTAATATAATTATAGCTGTAACCAAATCTAAGTAGAGCCTGAAAAAACTGGggaaaagaaagaacaaatggTTAAATAGATCAACGATTTTGGAATGGTTTTCTCCAAATCTCACATCTGAAATAGATCATACAAGTAGCTGGAAATTGAGAAGCATGTAACAGAGAATCACATCTCAGCAAATGAAATGTTTTACAAAGATTTAGCATAGCAAACTCTGCTATATGATGGTGCCTAGTTGGTAATTTCTCTTCTATAATCAGAAATAACATGTCATTAGTCAATAATACAAGAAATCAAGCTGCTCTCTGTTTTTTAGCACTTTTCAGAGAGGAAACAAAGTCATCATCTGAGTCTTCATCTTCAGAAGAATCATCCTTCTTCCGCTTCTTTGACTGCTGCTTCGATTTAGCTCCAGAATCTGGTGTTTTCTTTGTCTGTGTTGATAGAGGGGTTGACGATGTCTTTTTCGTAACAGTAATAGATTCTGTGTTCTTTTTCACAGTCACAACAGTTTTCATAGACGAACCAAGCTTTTGTTGTTGAGccttcttttgtttcttctcCAAAACTTTCTTTGCCAAGTCTTTTGGGAGCAAACCAGACTCCATCATCCTGCAAAAACATCATTAAAAATATATCATTACTTAAATCAAACAGCAATGCATGGTTGATGAGTTTGACTTTGATTGTTAATAGTTGCAAGTACACATTTTGAGGAATGAGATTCAACAAAATCATCTTATGGTATCACCAATGGTCAAAAGAAATTGTTGAGGAACTACTCATGGATAGATGTTGCTTGTCTGGTTCTATTTTCTCACAACATTTAGAGACTGGGATCAACAGGAAAAAAAACATTAGTTTAATTTATGTTACCTGGAAAGCTTTTTTTAAGGATCGGGGTGGTTGGGGAGACAGAAAGGAATGGTGACATTTCGTATCAGGACATAGATGAGCAACGGCAAAGCATCATACCACAGTGGACTCGAGAAATTCAGGCGAGAAACTCAAAATGGTAACCGGACAATGGCCTATATAGTGATTTAGCATGTTTTTCAACAAAACATACATAAGTAAACCTTAAAATTTGGGGATGTGTCATAGAAGTAAATAATTGCAACCATATAGAACAGCAAAATCTTGACAGATGCAACAACTAAAGTCACATGACTTCATATCATCGATTTGTGAAATGAAGAAACAAATGCTATCTATCTTCCTTAATATCATTTATGCATGCAGAAGCCATACAACTTGGACATAACAAAATCGTGAACATTAACCAACAAACTTCCAGCGAAAGCATTTCTTAAGTTCGATGCTTCAATTTACAGGATGGACATAATTGTTTGCATTATAACTACTACCAACAACCATGACTACACCATATTGAGCTCATCATCTAGAGTCAACAAGTTGAAACTATCCATTTTCTTACTGTAGATGAAATCCTCATACAAGTTTTTATTCCACATCTTAATTATActtggtttctttttcttttctatgttCAAATCAGTACTTGAAAGATGAGTTCTGAGTGTCCACACTAAAGGTGAGAATTAGACCCATCAGAAACGAGCTCAGCCTTATAGATAAGTAATGTGGCCAAATTTGTTATTGTATTACACTAGCCAAAATGGCCAAGTGGAAATGCATATTCCTTGTCCAATGGATACTAAGTCAATTAGAAACATCACCAAGCGTCTCCACCAGTAACCCACAACTCATATCAAGCCAATTTCTTTGTTTAAGAAACAAAAAACTAACAATAAAAAGGCGACTCATAAGTGTCATAAGTGTGAGGGCTATTCTTTTGACATAGTTCTGCTTATTTCAAATGTTCTCCTTGGTTGCTTCCAGCCTACTTACACTTTCATACACGTGACCACTCAAGCACACCTCCCCAGTTTCTACCATCCGTTGTATGGTATAGCAAAGATATTAATCATGCATTCATCCAAGCTGCATCCTTATAAACCATTGGGACTCGGGAGGAATATTCAAGCAAATAACAGAATTTTCTTACCCCTACTCTTGTTTTTGCCTGGTAATGAACAGTTCTAACCACTGTTTATCACCCCAATTTAGACAAAGAATAGTTAATCATTGGACGACGACCATATTCCAGATCCTCCTACTCTAAACCATAATCAGTGTATGAATTGAACAAATGAGCTAAATGCTAATGCAGAAGTATCAACCAGGTAAATGCCATATACTTTGTTACAGGCCTTTAGGGCATCATAACATGCAATGTTGGTCTTTTTCACACATTCAGTAACTAAAAGAAGATATAGACAGCTTCGTACCCGATAATACACAATGCAATAAAACTTCAGATGAAAAACTTATCCAAAAAAGTTAGAATGGAAAGTTGTATACCAGATAGCTGCTAGCTCACTGTTGGGCACTTGCTGGTACAAGGATTCATAGAAAATCCTTATCGGGTCTCTctgaaaaatccaaaatataaccATACATCAATTTGAAAACCAGAAAAAAATGTTCTTACCCAATGCACTCACAACTATAAGTTAAAGAAACATACTTCCTCAGGAGGATCTCTTTTCTGACCAGGCAAATCATAaactttcttttcccttttcttcacaTTACTGTCAGCATTTTTTGTTCCTTTCTTCTTATCCTCCACCTCCTCTTTCTTCACAACTTTCTGCACATTAAAACCATAAAATAAATAGGGCAAAGACCACTTTTAGCCCGCGACCAAAACTATTTACATCCGGTAGCTGCAAAAGTGTACaaaatttgtttattttttgtatataacatacataaatgcatatatatataatatatatatatatatatacaaaaagcaaacatttttcggctattattttgagagcggctatacaatgACATTTCCCTAAAAACTCCCTCTGCCTCGTTTTAGGTGGTACTCTTTTCTTTTTAGCTGGTCCaaacaaatgacacatttctatatttagGAATAATCTAACTGTAATCTCCTCATTTTAACCTTAATGAGATGACTTATAACCACACGAATGTCTACAACTTGTAGTTATTATCAATAAAAACTCACATTAAACCACAAGTTTCGAAaatctttcttttgttcttataCTCTGTGACAAGTCAAACAACATCACATAAATTGATACAGGGGAGTGACAACTTAAACAGAAAAGAGAACAAACACAATAAAAAGTGCATACAGAAACTAACTTTATCAGTTTTACTGGAGCTTTTCTTGGACATGGATGaggattcttcttcttttttgggcTTGAGGTTTTTAGGGGTCTTTTTGGAAATGGGTTCTTCAAAGTcatcatctttttcttctttcttcaccTTAGAACTTTTGGGAGGCTGAGATTTTGAAGCTGCATTGTTGTTAGGTTTCTTTTTGTTGTTTAAGAGAGAACCAATGCTTTCTTCATCATCAAATTCCTCTTTTTTCACTGGCTTTGAGTCTTCAGAaggcatttttaatgatttttcaaTTGGAAGAATGAATGTTGAGAGTTGGAAAAATTGGTGAAATTGAGGTGGAAGAAGGGGAGGGTTTCTCAACGAAGAAGAAGCTCTTCACCTGGTTAACGGGTTTAGAAGTTCGACCATACTGGGTATTTTATTTGGGCCTGAGACAGTATTCGGGTTCTGAAGTTTCAAGCCCAATAACTACAAGGCCCAATTACAAACCCATCAACAGTAGAAGGATGCAATTAAATTCTAACTTTACTTTTATCAAactatttttctcaattttattttatttgggatttttacctagctatactGTAATAAAAGCCTATTTACCACATTTATTTAGGTtccttattaattactttatatatctatatttactaGTTATATACAaaactattaaaaaaaaattcaagatccCTTAAATCTAGCCTATTAGTAGTTACATGACACTCAACCTCCATTTCTAATAATCTCCCCTATATTTAAGATTTTTTTCCTTTCCAAAAGATTACAAAAATATCTTCTCTCTTTCTTAACAATTACCCAAAATTGTTCTTACGCACAACAAGAAATTTTGCTTACCCATTGTTATCCAAAATCTTACTTACCAAAAAACTCGCTTACCCACCGTTATCCCCCCAAAATTGcatattcttttcttcttccagGGCTTTTGAAATTTAATTCCTCTCATTCTTATTAATCACACAAaatctctattttctttttgataCAATGCAGACGAAATCCGAAATGCTGCTCTAGAATCAAGTTGTGGGTAAatttttaatcttattttctttcttctaaaaTCTTTATTGTATTTGACTTGTATATGATACGTCAATACCCAAAATAATACTCGATACAATATTAATACAGTTAGAATAGGATTATATTAAATTTTTAGTGTAGAAATGTGATTAaaacttgaagaagatgaagatcataaTTGTATCACAAATTTTCAGAAATGTATTAcgattgtattataattgtatatgtatCACAATTGTTGCAGGAATTGTATTATAAATGTATGATACTTGTATATTCGTTGTATATTGTTACGTGCAGTTgtgagttcataataaatttTACAGTTTGTATCATAaatatgataattgtatattaatttattagtatTATATCAGGTATTATTTTGGGTATTAAAGTACCGGATAGAAGTTAGATAAAATCGTGATACAAGTATGATATATGTTTTAGGTATTGATGTATCCGATACAATTCAAATACAATTATGAATACAATTATCAtataatttttgaatattttttaataatataaagctGTCGGAAATGGTGGGAAGAGAGAAGATGGAGATTATGGGCGTAGGTTAagggattttgatgtaaaaaaaaaagagagaagaggagaggaaaaaaaggaaaggatgtAATTGAACcccttaattgaaggcactaatTATAGGGCGAACACATTTTAATAagcaatatataattttttttaaaaaaactagatACTTATTAAAAACTGCAAAACATCTAGAATATaggtaaataagtttctaatataGCATAGTTAGATAAAAATACCATTTTATTTGGTATCACAGAAAGttacaaaataatttttaataatcaaaactttcaattttttaaaataatttttaagtctttttattttttttaaattgattGATAAGAGACAAAATTATAGAATAATGCACTCCATAAGTTGACATTGCACTATTTTAGCTCAGTTACAAGTTTACAAATATGtagccaaatatcaataagatcccttcttttcccatttcctcTAATTATAACAACATCATTTATTCCTATCTATCCCTATTGTAGCTCGCTCCTCATTTTTCacccataaatatttaatttaattaataaaaaagaatCATATGCAATCAAAACTGAAAACAAAAATCAGTTCCCCATTCAGTCAACACTCATTTGTGCCTTCTTCCATACCCAATCATTCGTGCCTTCTTCCATAACCAGTACTTTAtgagttgttgtttttttttactttgtatATCTTCAAGTTTATGCATACCTATCACAACTACAAAACGTAAAAACATACGCGAGAAACCTAAAATCTCATCTCCTTAATGTTAATCTTGTTAAATTTTGTTTATGCTTTTGTGAGAAATTTAGAGTGGGTATTGTTTGAACTTATTAGATATGGTCTAAGTAGGTTGTATACAAAGTTTGAAGTTATTTGCTGGAGATTTGGACTagttttatacaagaattgcaagTGAAAATCGTACAAAAATTTCGTTAGAGAtgcttatacacttttatacaatgttatacacttttatacaaagaGGTACATTATGTATATAATTGTATAAAACTGTATAAAGATATATAATCACAGagtaaaaatattcttgatacacTATGTATATAGGTGTATAAGaagaatgagaagaagaagagaacgaaaagaagaaaaagaagaaaatgaaagcaatTCACCAAATACTTATAAATAATATGTCAACCTTGTATAATTAGTGTATAAGTGGTGTTTATGCACTATTATACACtatttatacaatattatacattattatacaaaTGGATCCTATCAATGGAGCTTCACGTGTTCTTCTTCCTTGGGCATCCtgtgaaatttaactcaaatatagcctaaatctactccaaatcatttgaaatttaagttttgaactcaTCTTGATGATTCCAATCAATTGGGACAACACCcattccaaacaactaacaaatcgGAAAACTCAATTTCGAAATCGAATCTTCGAACCACCTGTAATGGtgacttttatttttcaaatcctTAGTTATCCATTGGAATCcggaaaagaattgaaagagaataACAATAGTAGAGAAATTTTGTAGTGCAAAGGCTGAcatggaaagaaaaagaaaaacgaagaCAAGAGGGGAACGAAGAAAAAAGGGGTGGGCTACATGATGAtttcatataactgtgcagggggagctaccggaatcctacatccatagtcccaaaataaacagacaagggggagctaccggaatcccacatccgtagtcccaaaataattaCACAGAAGCATCCGTAGTcccaccacatttgccttgcccgggtgatacaaaatagtgatgtcatagtccttcagcaactctagcCACCTCTTCTGggtcaaatttagatccttttgcttgaacaagtgttgcaagctccaatggtcagtataaatcttacatggaaccccatataaataatggcattaaatctttagggcgtgaacaatggcagctaactcaagatcgtaaacaaggtagttcttctcatgtaatTCAGGTTAtgtactgtaagcacgtgatttttgccaaaatgagaattactcccaaaaattcaaaaataaaatgatttttctttggtgtgcaattttgtgatattttgaataattatttgtagttgtctgtgcgtgtttatttgctaaattaataaaaaatacaaaaatatgtcgcattttgcatgtaggatttaattctataattgataataattaaatttgttttacaaaaataaaaaaaattacaaaaatagtcatcgtttgcatttttagcatttaatgtccaaatatacaattttatgcttaattaatacttaattgtgcgttaattgttattgggagttaatttgcgcttttataacttaatttagttcttaataatagtttaagtatttttataatttagttttagataaataaaagaagaaaaaagagcgaaaatataaagaaagtcggaattgggccttttcttcaatttcaagccacaggcccaaaaaatggtccaatcttccctacgacccagtccatttcgaactgggtcaacccggtccataacccaacaccctattatcttgcatttcaaaaaaaaaacaaagaaaaacaaaaataaaaaaaaaaatttagaaaaccctaagAAATGCCTAACTCACCCGCCCCCCCCCCtcctttctatctttcttcttcttcttattccttAAGCAAAGCTCCATCAATGGCTACTTCACCATCTCCACTACAACCACCCCTTCACCACATAACCATGGCTGCCTTCAAGCTTCACCATTGTCGTTTTTGTTTTTGCGCCATGGCTGCCCGCGTTTGCTTTTatcttcttcgtcgagctcaagcttgagttCGACATCCATGGACGACCACTGTTTCtctagcagccatggctgcgtTCCTCGTCATCGAACCCCAGCCAGCGCGACCATAGTCACGAGCTCCGACCACAGTCGCGAGCACCAACGGCGAACAAACAACCTGCCTGCGCCACGCCGCTACTATCGCGgcttcttcttcaactccttttgctcGCCGCAGCTGCTTCCTCATCGAGCCACTGCTGCCCGTTTCCACCACTGCTGCTGCGTTCCGGCTTGTTATTGTTTCTCGCCGCGTCCAGTTCCCCAACGTTGCTGTTTCACGGCAGCTTTCTCCATTTGAATCAACGTGAGCAGCTCCGCGTCCAGCTTCTTCAGGAACAAACATTGAATCAATGGTTGTCGTAGCTGCTGCTCCATTTGTTGTTGCTGCGTTGTTCTTCTTCGTCTCCGTCGCGGCCAAGATCACGCAGCAactgctgctgctcacgtttcCGCCATGGACGAGCAAGCTTTGATGCTGCCATGGCCATCTGCGGACTGCTGCTCCTTCCTCTCCATCTTCTTCGTTTATTCGTCGTTGTTTCgaatcggttagttggtttatgttTTCAAAATTCGCCCATATTTTTTGTTGTTCGTTGTTTTTCGGattcaaaatcgataaatgattcaatgtttgttttgtttgtccgtagttgaaataattttagtttattcatatgtttcgttaaattaattttcagatttaaaaatagaagtttaattagttgctttcatgtttatttcatgtttgtattattgtttaagtaagtatttgttagtttgatgtttgttagattcaaattaaaatttaatcaactatttcttcaatttgtttcatgcgtttatgtattgttagaaattgttaatattgttaagttcaagtttaagttcataattgtttcttcgtcaatcttgttatttgtttaaagaatttagttgtattaaaggaatatattgttttaatcgtttaatccgtcatgtttgttgtttaaaatagttcatccatgttcatactttgtttgattgttcttgaatccgaattttgtatagtttgatttcttgtttaccatttatgattattgtttgaattgttctcataatcttgtttaaagtttaatataagaattgtttgttgtaatgttgttagagttgattttaagttcaatatgattgaatttagaaatcttcatactttgtttgttgttggtgttgaatccgaaaatgggattttttgttgctaaaatattgttcaatcaaattttaattgttctttgttgttcaatttgtgttcatgtgatttgttgttgaaatgt
This genomic interval from Nicotiana tabacum cultivar K326 unplaced genomic scaffold, ASM71507v2 Un00409, whole genome shotgun sequence contains the following:
- the LOC107791085 gene encoding uncharacterized protein LOC107791085 — protein: MVDNQELPEAAQCMITEKEREVAEILLNLPELIAKLSLYGKEQLLPWGWKKRRSAVNYPLTPLPSPELQQSPPAADFYPSPSPSPSPSPSTSPSSSSPPEPQRFKPRVANTKEQLLQQINELTQRKKVYQQELLKVQSHLERQIQFNTTLKQLNGATTLAYRD
- the LOC107818148 gene encoding uncharacterized protein LOC107818148 — encoded protein: MPSEDSKPVKKEEFDDEESIGSLLNNKKKPNNNAASKSQPPKSSKVKKEEKDDDFEEPISKKTPKNLKPKKEEESSSMSKKSSSKTDKKVVKKEEVEDKKKGTKNADSNVKKREKKVYDLPGQKRDPPEERDPIRIFYESLYQQVPNSELAAIWMMESGLLPKDLAKKVLEKKQKKAQQQKLGSSMKTVVTVKKNTESITVTKKTSSTPLSTQTKKTPDSGAKSKQQSKKRKKDDSSEDEDSDDDFVSSLKSAKKQRAA